A genomic region of Xanthomonas campestris pv. phormiicola contains the following coding sequences:
- a CDS encoding DUF1328 domain-containing protein has protein sequence MLHYAIIFFVIAIIAAVLGFSGIAGAATNIAWILFVVFLILAVISMFRRGKV, from the coding sequence ATGCTGCATTACGCCATCATCTTCTTCGTCATCGCCATCATCGCGGCCGTGCTGGGTTTCAGCGGCATCGCCGGCGCCGCGACCAACATCGCCTGGATCCTGTTCGTGGTGTTCCTGATTCTGGCCGTGATCTCGATGTTCCGCCGCGGCAAGGTGTAG
- a CDS encoding NAD-dependent epimerase/dehydratase family protein — MKIVVTGGGGFLGQALCRGLVARGHEVISYNRGHYPELQALGVAQVRGDLTDAQALHHAVAGAEAVFHNAAKAGAWGSYDSYYQPNVVGTENVLAACRAHGVSRLIYTSTPSVTHRATHPVEGLGADQVPYGENFQAPYAATKAIAERAVLAANDAQLAVVALRPRLIWGPGDNQILPKLVARAQAGRVRLVGGGGNLVDSTFIDNAAQAHFDAFEHLAVGAACAGKAYFISNAEPLPMRELLNKLLAATGAPPVTRTLSFKAAYRIGAACETLWPLLRLRGEPPLTRFLAEQLCTPHWYSMEPARRDFGYVPQVSIAQGLQRLASSWGRHTSVTP; from the coding sequence ATGAAGATAGTGGTGACGGGCGGTGGTGGATTCCTGGGCCAGGCGTTGTGCCGCGGGCTGGTCGCGCGCGGGCACGAGGTGATCAGCTACAACCGCGGGCACTATCCGGAGCTGCAGGCGCTGGGCGTGGCCCAGGTGCGCGGCGACCTGACCGATGCGCAGGCGCTGCACCACGCCGTCGCCGGCGCCGAGGCGGTGTTCCACAATGCGGCCAAGGCCGGTGCCTGGGGCAGCTACGACAGCTACTACCAGCCCAACGTGGTCGGCACCGAGAACGTGCTGGCCGCCTGCCGCGCGCACGGCGTGAGCCGTCTGATCTACACCTCCACACCGAGCGTGACCCATCGCGCCACCCATCCGGTGGAAGGCCTGGGCGCGGACCAGGTGCCGTACGGCGAGAACTTCCAGGCGCCGTACGCGGCGACCAAGGCCATCGCCGAGCGCGCGGTGCTCGCCGCCAACGACGCGCAGCTGGCGGTGGTGGCGCTGCGGCCGCGGCTGATCTGGGGGCCGGGCGACAACCAGATCCTGCCCAAGCTGGTCGCGCGCGCGCAGGCCGGGCGCGTGCGCCTGGTCGGCGGTGGCGGCAACCTGGTCGATTCCACCTTCATCGACAATGCCGCGCAGGCGCATTTCGACGCGTTCGAGCACCTGGCGGTGGGCGCGGCCTGCGCCGGCAAGGCGTACTTCATTTCCAACGCCGAGCCGCTGCCGATGCGCGAGCTGCTGAACAAGCTGCTGGCCGCGACCGGCGCGCCGCCGGTGACCAGGACCCTGTCGTTCAAGGCCGCCTACCGGATCGGCGCCGCCTGCGAAACGCTGTGGCCGCTGCTGCGCCTGCGCGGCGAGCCGCCGCTGACTCGCTTCCTGGCCGAGCAGCTGTGCACGCCGCATTGGTACAGCATGGAACCGGCGCGGCGCGATTTCGGCTACGTGCCGCAGGTTTCGATCGCCCAGGGCCTGCAGCGCCTGGCGTCATCATGGGGCCGCCACACTTCCGTCACTCCCTGA
- a CDS encoding beta-lactamase family protein yields the protein MSRLPFLLCTLFVLAAPLAHAAPAATTTATAPPALEDGWKVADARATGWNLATLAALEQAIADGKAPDTSSVLIVRDGALVYERYFGDADRQTLQDTRSATKSIIAMLVGAAIDRGRLPGAQAKVYDYFGDRQWQHPDPRKRALTVEDLLTMSSQLECDDENAFSSGNEERMYVSADWTQFALDLPIKGYAPWMRRPENSPHGRAFAYCTAGSFLLGALVEKATGQHLEDFAAQALERPLGITDVHWGRSAEGVGMGGGGTRYRSRDLARFGQLLLDQGRWHGQQVLPADWVRAMTTVHAQAREDADYGYLLWRFRFPVRGVERGVWAMSGNGGNYVFVLPEERLVVVITRGAYNTPKMHPQSQALLADYVLKALP from the coding sequence ATGTCGCGCCTTCCGTTCCTGCTGTGCACCTTGTTCGTCCTCGCCGCGCCGCTCGCCCACGCCGCGCCCGCCGCCACCACTACCGCCACTGCGCCGCCGGCGCTCGAAGACGGCTGGAAGGTCGCCGACGCCAGGGCCACCGGCTGGAACCTGGCCACGCTCGCGGCACTGGAGCAGGCCATCGCCGACGGCAAGGCGCCGGACACCAGCAGCGTGCTGATCGTGCGCGACGGCGCGCTGGTCTACGAACGCTACTTCGGCGATGCCGACCGGCAGACCCTGCAAGACACCCGCTCGGCGACCAAGAGCATCATCGCGATGCTGGTCGGCGCGGCGATCGACCGCGGCCGCCTGCCCGGCGCGCAGGCCAAGGTCTACGATTATTTCGGCGACCGCCAGTGGCAACACCCGGATCCGCGCAAGCGCGCGCTCACCGTCGAGGACCTGCTGACGATGAGTTCGCAGCTGGAATGCGACGACGAGAACGCGTTCTCCAGCGGCAACGAGGAACGCATGTACGTCAGTGCCGACTGGACCCAGTTCGCGCTGGACCTGCCGATCAAGGGCTACGCGCCGTGGATGCGCCGCCCCGAGAACAGCCCGCACGGCCGCGCCTTCGCCTACTGCACCGCCGGCAGCTTCCTGCTCGGCGCGCTGGTGGAGAAAGCCACCGGCCAGCACCTGGAAGACTTCGCCGCGCAGGCGCTGGAACGGCCACTGGGCATCACCGACGTCCACTGGGGCCGCTCCGCCGAGGGCGTGGGCATGGGCGGCGGCGGCACCCGCTACCGCAGCCGCGACCTGGCCAGGTTCGGCCAGTTGCTGCTCGACCAGGGCCGCTGGCACGGCCAGCAGGTGCTGCCGGCGGACTGGGTGCGGGCGATGACCACGGTGCACGCGCAGGCGCGCGAGGACGCCGACTACGGCTATCTGCTGTGGCGTTTCCGCTTCCCGGTGCGCGGCGTGGAGCGCGGGGTGTGGGCGATGTCCGGCAACGGCGGCAACTACGTGTTCGTGCTGCCCGAGGAACGCCTGGTGGTGGTGATCACCCGCGGCGCCTACAACACGCCGAAGATGCACCCGCAGTCGCAGGCGCTGCTCGCCGACTACGTGCTCAAGGCGCTGCCGTAG
- a CDS encoding winged helix-turn-helix domain-containing protein, whose amino-acid sequence MGERYRLDDLRIDVARQRVERDGVALELGGLSFRLLHYLLRQGQRVVGFDELIAQVWAPVLVNEETVTQRVRLLRQALGDASRQPRYLRSVRGQGYQLCAPVRSEEDDGDRDDAPAPRRPRWRGIAIAAVVALGVGALAALARSWHAPPQKAATSPLLQRAEYYAGIGQRDDNERAIALYRQRLQQVPDEPRALLGLSRAYSARVCQYGGEAQYVALARRLAMQVIAAQPQLAAAHAALGYAHDCSGEYAAALAAYERALQLDPGADAVRGSAAYLYERKGQLAQALAANLQVRDPARVRFLPIQIASNLNLLGYVSAAEARYRDSFQLYPDSAFSNLAWPGFLFAHGRTAEAQAALDEALKRGTDYAGLYLLQTELALAQGDASRARQASLHALRLRPQGSLAQTLAWTLDAQPRPAAPALRARAQDLLRSLAGGADPLDGLDAALLLQLAGDPDAALDALRRAQAAGYRDAAYLRVSPLLAPLRTQAGFATLLARNQADIAAQRAQVRRAGLLPQETGAATAAP is encoded by the coding sequence ATGGGCGAGCGCTACCGGCTGGACGACCTGCGCATCGACGTGGCACGGCAGCGGGTCGAGCGCGACGGCGTGGCACTGGAGCTGGGCGGGCTGAGTTTCCGCCTGCTGCATTACCTGTTGCGGCAGGGCCAGCGCGTGGTCGGCTTCGACGAACTGATCGCGCAGGTGTGGGCGCCAGTGCTGGTCAACGAGGAGACCGTGACCCAGCGCGTGCGCCTGTTGCGGCAGGCGCTGGGCGATGCCTCGCGGCAGCCGCGCTATCTGCGCTCGGTGCGCGGCCAGGGCTACCAGCTGTGCGCGCCGGTGCGCAGCGAAGAAGACGACGGCGACAGAGACGACGCACCGGCACCGCGACGACCGCGTTGGCGTGGCATCGCGATCGCGGCAGTCGTGGCGCTCGGTGTCGGGGCGCTGGCGGCACTGGCGCGGTCGTGGCATGCGCCGCCGCAGAAAGCGGCGACGTCGCCGTTGCTGCAACGCGCCGAGTATTACGCCGGCATCGGCCAGCGCGACGACAACGAACGCGCGATCGCGCTGTACCGGCAGCGTCTGCAGCAGGTGCCGGACGAGCCGCGCGCGTTGCTCGGACTCAGCCGCGCCTACAGCGCGCGCGTCTGCCAGTACGGCGGCGAGGCGCAATACGTCGCGCTCGCGCGGCGCCTGGCAATGCAGGTGATCGCGGCGCAGCCGCAGCTGGCCGCCGCGCATGCCGCGCTCGGCTACGCGCATGATTGCAGCGGCGAGTACGCGGCCGCCCTGGCCGCCTACGAGCGCGCGCTGCAGCTGGATCCGGGCGCCGATGCGGTGCGCGGCTCGGCTGCGTATCTGTACGAGCGCAAGGGGCAATTGGCGCAGGCGTTGGCCGCCAACCTGCAGGTGCGCGATCCGGCGCGGGTGCGGTTCCTGCCGATCCAGATCGCCAGCAACCTCAACCTGCTCGGCTACGTCAGCGCCGCCGAGGCGCGCTATCGCGACAGCTTCCAGCTGTATCCGGACAGCGCGTTCTCCAATCTGGCCTGGCCGGGCTTCCTGTTCGCGCATGGCCGCACCGCCGAGGCGCAGGCGGCGCTGGACGAGGCGCTGAAGCGCGGCACCGACTATGCCGGCCTGTACCTGCTGCAGACGGAACTGGCACTGGCGCAGGGCGATGCGTCACGTGCGCGCCAGGCCAGTCTGCATGCGCTGCGGCTGCGTCCGCAGGGCAGCCTGGCGCAGACGCTGGCATGGACGCTGGACGCGCAGCCGCGGCCCGCCGCGCCGGCGTTGCGGGCGCGGGCGCAAGACCTGTTGCGCAGCCTCGCGGGTGGCGCCGACCCACTCGATGGGCTGGATGCGGCGCTGCTGCTGCAACTGGCTGGCGACCCGGACGCGGCATTGGATGCATTGCGCCGCGCACAGGCCGCCGGCTATCGCGATGCGGCCTACCTGCGAGTGTCGCCGCTGCTGGCGCCGCTGCGCACGCAGGCCGGCTTCGCCACGTTGCTGGCGCGCAACCAGGCCGACATCGCCGCCCAGCGCGCGCAGGTGCGCCGCGCCGGCCTGCTGCCGCAGGAAACCGGCGCGGCTACGGCAGCGCCTTGA
- a CDS encoding fatty acid CoA ligase family protein, translating to MTTTPICNIAATLPPLARERPEQIAIRCPGGRGANGLAAYDVTLSYAQLDARSDAIAAGLGAYGIGRGTRTVVMVRPSPEFFLLMFALFKAGAVPVLVDPGIDKRALKQCLDEAQPEAFIGIPLAQLARRLLGWARSARRIVTVGRRWAWGGTTLAQIERAGRGAGGQLADTAADDVAAILFTSGSTGVPKGVVYRHRHFVGQIELMRNAFDMQAGGIDLPTFPPFALFDPALGLTSVIPDMDPTRPASADPRKLHDAIDRFGVTQLFGSPALMRVLADYGRPLPNVRCATSAGAPVPPEIVARICSLLPEDGKLWTPYGATECLPVAAIEGRELQDTRAATETGAGTCVGAVVAPNVVRIIAIDDAAIPEWAGVRELPVGTVGEITVAGPTTTDTYFNRDAATRIAKIRERLDDGSERIVHRMGDIGYFDAQGRLWFCGRKTQRVETAQGPLYTEQVEPIFNTLPGVRRSALVGIGEAGRQRPVLCYELEAGTWKWSQLELQELEQQLRATAAAHPHTAGIADFLRHPGFPVDIRHNAKIGREKLALWAKDELR from the coding sequence ATGACCACGACCCCCATCTGCAACATTGCCGCGACGCTGCCGCCGCTGGCGCGCGAGCGTCCCGAGCAGATCGCCATCCGCTGCCCGGGCGGCCGCGGCGCCAACGGCCTGGCCGCCTACGACGTGACCCTGAGCTATGCGCAGCTGGATGCGCGCAGCGACGCGATCGCCGCCGGGCTGGGCGCCTATGGCATCGGCCGCGGCACCCGCACGGTGGTGATGGTGCGGCCGTCGCCGGAATTCTTCCTGCTGATGTTCGCGCTGTTCAAGGCCGGTGCGGTGCCGGTGCTGGTGGACCCGGGCATCGACAAGCGCGCGCTCAAGCAGTGCCTGGACGAGGCGCAGCCGGAGGCGTTCATCGGCATTCCGCTGGCGCAGCTGGCGCGGCGCCTGCTGGGCTGGGCGCGCTCGGCGCGGCGCATCGTCACCGTGGGCCGGCGCTGGGCCTGGGGCGGTACCACGCTGGCGCAGATCGAGCGTGCCGGCCGCGGCGCCGGCGGCCAGCTGGCCGACACCGCGGCCGACGACGTGGCCGCGATCCTGTTCACCAGCGGCTCCACCGGCGTGCCCAAGGGCGTGGTCTACCGGCATCGCCATTTCGTCGGCCAGATCGAACTGATGCGTAACGCGTTCGACATGCAGGCCGGCGGCATCGACCTGCCGACCTTCCCGCCGTTCGCCCTGTTCGATCCGGCGCTGGGATTGACCTCGGTGATCCCGGACATGGACCCGACGCGGCCGGCCAGCGCCGATCCGCGCAAGCTGCACGATGCGATCGACCGCTTCGGGGTGACCCAGCTGTTCGGTTCGCCGGCGCTGATGCGGGTGCTGGCCGACTACGGGCGGCCGTTGCCGAACGTGCGCTGCGCCACTTCTGCCGGCGCGCCGGTGCCGCCGGAGATCGTGGCCAGGATCTGCAGCCTGCTGCCGGAGGACGGCAAGCTGTGGACGCCGTACGGCGCCACCGAGTGCCTGCCGGTGGCGGCGATCGAGGGCCGCGAGCTGCAGGACACCCGCGCGGCCACCGAAACCGGCGCCGGCACCTGCGTCGGCGCGGTGGTGGCGCCGAACGTGGTGCGCATCATCGCCATCGACGATGCGGCGATTCCCGAGTGGGCGGGCGTGCGCGAGCTGCCGGTGGGCACGGTCGGCGAGATCACCGTGGCCGGGCCGACCACCACCGATACCTATTTCAACCGCGACGCGGCCACGCGCATCGCCAAGATCCGCGAGCGCCTGGACGACGGCAGCGAGCGCATCGTGCATCGCATGGGCGACATCGGCTACTTCGACGCGCAGGGCCGGCTGTGGTTCTGTGGGCGCAAGACCCAGCGCGTGGAGACCGCGCAGGGGCCGCTGTACACCGAGCAGGTCGAACCGATCTTCAACACGCTGCCGGGGGTGCGGCGCAGCGCGCTGGTCGGCATCGGCGAGGCGGGTCGGCAGCGCCCGGTGCTGTGTTACGAACTGGAAGCCGGCACCTGGAAGTGGAGCCAGCTGGAATTGCAGGAACTGGAGCAGCAGTTGCGGGCCACGGCCGCGGCGCACCCGCACACCGCCGGCATCGCCGACTTCCTGCGCCATCCGGGCTTCCCGGTGGATATCCGCCACAACGCCAAGATCGGCCGCGAGAAACTCGCGTTGTGGGCCAAGGACGAACTGCGCTGA